From Juglans regia cultivar Chandler chromosome 6, Walnut 2.0, whole genome shotgun sequence, the proteins below share one genomic window:
- the LOC109019667 gene encoding rhamnogalacturonan I rhamnosyltransferase 1-like, with protein MGLKAMGGGAGESRVEKLKSSMSRSKMKLWMIRATTSVLLWTCVVQLTALGDMWGPRVLKGWPSCFSQESSVNNAISVPSVPPLVLPPKRVYKNNGYLMVSCNGGLNQMRAAICDMVAIARYLNVTLIVPELDKTSFWADPSEFRDIFNVDHFITSLRDEVRILKELPPRLKRRVELGRVYSMPPISWSDISYYRDQILPLIQKYKVVHLNRTDARLANNGQPLEIQKLRCRVNFSALRFTSQIEELGRRVIKLLRQNGHFLVLHLRYEMDMLAFSGCTQGCNNEEVEELTRMRYAYPWWKEKIINSELKRKDGLCPLTPEETALTLRSLEIDPSFQIYIAAGEIYGGERRMASLAKAYPKLVRKETLLESTDLRFFQNHSSQMAALDYLVSRESDIFVPTYDGNMAKVVEGHRRFLGFKKTILLDRKQLVNLIDQYNIGSLTWDEFSSAVKKTHADRMGRPSKRVVIPDRPKEEDYFYANPEECLLPSDESLSST; from the exons ATGGGTCTGAAGGCAATGGGTGGTGGTGCTGGAGAGAGTAGGGTTGAGAAGTTGAAGAGTTCAATGTCGAGGTCTAAGATGAAGCTATGGATGATACGGGCTACGACGTCGGTTTTGCTCTGGACTTGCGTCGTGCAGTTGACGGCGTTGGGGGATATGTGGGGACCTAGGGTTTTGAAGGGCTGGCCCTCTTGTTTCTCCCAGGAGTCCTCCGTTAACAACGCAATCAGCGTGCCCTCTGTTCCGCCGCTTGTTCTTCCACCAAAAA GGGTTTATAAGAACAACGGTTACCTGATGGTCTCATGCAATGGAGGACTCAATCAAATGAGAGCGGCG ATATGTGACATGGTTGCTATTGCAAGATATTTAAATGTCACACTTATAGTGCCTGAGCTCGATAAAACGTCCTTTTGGGCTGATCCCAG TGAATTCCGTGACATATTCAATGTTGATCATTTCATTACTTCCTTGAGAGATGAGGTCAGAATATTGAAAGAATTGCCTCCTAGGCTCAAGAGGCGAGTGGAGCTTGGGAGGGTTTATTCCATGCCTCCAATCAGCTGGTCTGACATTTCCTACTATCGGGATCAG ATTCTTCCTCTGATCCAGAAGTACAAAGTTGTACATCTAAATAGAACTGATGCTCGACTCGCCAATAATGGCCAACCTTTGGAAATTCAGAAGCTGCGCTGCAGAGTAAATTTTAGTGCTCTGAGATTCACTTCTCAGATAGAGGAATTGGGTAGAAGGGTTATCAAGCTTTTAAGGCAAAATGGTCATTTCCTAGTACTTCATCTTAGATATGAAATGGACATGTTGGCATTTTCTGGCTGTACTCAAGGTTGCAACAACGAGGAGGTGGAGGAGTTGACAAGAATGAG GTATGCTTATCCCTggtggaaagagaaaataattaactcTGAATTGAAAAGGAAAGATGGTTTATGCCCCTTGACACCTGAGGAAACTGCTCTGACTCTGAGGTCGCTGGAAATTGATCCTAGTTTCCAGATTTATATTGCAGCTGGTGAAATATATGGTGGAGAAAGAAGAATGGCAAGTCTTGCAAAGGCTTACCCAAAGTTG GTCAGAAAAGAGACACTGTTGGAATCGACTGACCTTAGGTTTTTCCAAAATCACTCATCCCAGATGGCTGCATTGGATTATCTAGTTTCACGGGAGAGTGATATTTTTGTTCCTACATATGATGGAAACATGGCCAAAGTTGTTGAAGGCCACCGCAG ATTTCTTGGGTTCAAGAAGACAATTTTGTTGGACAGAAAACAGCTGGTAAACTTGATAGACCAGTACAATATTGGATCACTTACTTGGGATGAGTTCTCATCAGCAGTGAAGAAAACTCATGCGGATCGCATGGGTAGGCCAAGTAAAAGGGTGGTGATCCCAGACAGACCCAAAGAAGAGGATTATTTCTATGCCAACCCAGAAGAGTGTTTGCTACCATCGGACGAATCATTGAGTAGTACGTGA